A genomic stretch from Elusimicrobiota bacterium includes:
- a CDS encoding OmpA family protein — protein MARKPKIPEHVNHERWLVSYADFITLLFAFFTVLYATAQTDAGKVNKLVGAVERSFSAGMFSSGSNELMFVTPGNTSGREILDIGMNLKDVEKNISSQLKREGTSADNIKLERHAEGLTIQLRTNTFFTPGSDALRPEALAILPGVVDVIKMSKHKLRIEGHTDDMPIHNEQFSSNWELSTARALSVLRYLILSGVAPSRLAVAGLAEFKPLQPNTSSEGRSRNRRVEIVILENKPSFWANVNKKQGKVEPTISAWKPLIANDHVAPNPSEPPTLSPVQEEAPTVPEPSHGPH, from the coding sequence ATGGCCCGTAAACCTAAAATCCCGGAACACGTCAATCACGAACGGTGGCTGGTCTCCTACGCCGATTTCATCACTCTTCTCTTTGCGTTTTTTACCGTCCTTTACGCCACCGCCCAAACCGACGCGGGAAAAGTTAATAAACTGGTGGGGGCCGTGGAACGGTCTTTTAGCGCTGGGATGTTTTCAAGTGGAAGCAACGAACTCATGTTTGTGACACCCGGGAACACCAGCGGTCGAGAGATTTTGGATATTGGGATGAACCTGAAAGACGTTGAAAAAAACATCTCTTCGCAACTTAAACGTGAAGGGACTAGCGCAGACAACATTAAGCTGGAGCGCCACGCTGAAGGCCTCACCATTCAACTCCGAACGAACACCTTTTTCACCCCGGGGTCCGATGCCCTTCGACCGGAAGCCTTGGCCATTCTTCCCGGGGTGGTTGATGTGATTAAAATGTCGAAACATAAACTGAGGATTGAGGGCCATACCGATGACATGCCCATTCATAACGAACAATTTTCGTCCAACTGGGAATTGTCTACCGCTCGGGCCCTCTCCGTTCTACGGTATTTAATCCTGAGTGGGGTCGCTCCCTCACGATTGGCCGTCGCTGGCCTCGCTGAATTTAAACCCCTTCAGCCCAACACCTCTTCGGAAGGTCGATCTCGAAACCGCCGGGTGGAAATTGTCATTCTGGAAAACAAGCCATCCTTCTGGGCAAACGTCAATAAAAAACAAGGGAAAGTGGAACCGACGATCTCCGCATGGAAACCCCTGATTGCGAACGATCACGTCGCACCCAATCCATCGGAACCACCGACCTTGTCCCCCGTGCAAGAAGAAGCACCCACAGTCCCGGAGCCCTCCCATGGTCCCCATTGA
- a CDS encoding flagellar motor protein yields the protein MKPDLASIIGLVSAVGLILLGQRLEGGHMSSIMQPTAALIVFGGTLGATLIGFPLHVATGAAKKLVAVFFGPHHNGVEVSRALLSYATLSRREGLLALQKPQSETKDPFFAKGLQLLIDATPEKALREMMEQEMTREEHHDEEFIKFFEAAGGYAPTVGIIGAVLGLIHVMENLADPSSLGGGIAVAFVATVYGVGSANLVFLPAATKLKHHKEDSTHHQALILEGLISIQQGENPALMSERLKGHLSVKDQKLLDAK from the coding sequence TTGAAACCGGATTTGGCATCCATTATTGGACTTGTGTCCGCCGTGGGCTTGATTCTCCTGGGCCAACGCCTCGAGGGCGGACACATGAGTTCCATCATGCAACCGACAGCCGCCCTCATCGTTTTCGGTGGGACCTTGGGGGCCACGCTCATTGGGTTCCCCCTCCACGTGGCCACTGGAGCCGCGAAAAAATTAGTGGCGGTTTTCTTTGGCCCCCACCACAACGGAGTGGAAGTCTCCCGTGCTCTCCTCAGTTACGCCACCTTAAGCCGCCGAGAAGGGTTGTTGGCTTTGCAAAAGCCCCAGTCCGAAACAAAAGATCCTTTTTTTGCCAAGGGACTCCAACTCTTGATCGATGCCACTCCTGAAAAAGCCCTGCGGGAAATGATGGAACAGGAAATGACCCGGGAGGAACACCATGATGAGGAATTTATCAAGTTCTTCGAAGCCGCGGGAGGATATGCCCCCACGGTGGGAATCATCGGAGCTGTGTTGGGGTTAATTCACGTTATGGAAAACTTGGCTGATCCCTCCTCTTTGGGCGGTGGGATCGCGGTGGCGTTCGTGGCCACGGTTTACGGTGTGGGGTCCGCCAACTTGGTTTTTCTTCCGGCCGCCACGAAACTCAAACACCACAAAGAAGACAGCACCCACCATCAGGCGCTAATTTTGGAGGGATTGATTTCCATCCAGCAAGGGGAAAACCCCGCCTTGATGAGTGAACGGTTGAAAGGGCATCTCTCCGTTAAAGACCAAAAACTCTTGGACGCGAAATAA
- a CDS encoding cation-translocating P-type ATPase, translating into MPTPLWHTLSAEDTAVHLRSAPEGLTSTEAAQRLATHGPNELQTTQRVSPWTLLLAQFKNVLILILLVAVGLSAFLGHGIEAIAILVIVLFAVILGFVQEFRADRAIEALREMAAPRAATIRDGKEIDVPARELVPGDVIFLHAGDRVPADARLLQAINLRNEEASLTGESLAVEKSTETFLRPDLPVGDQRNMVFAGTVVAYGRGKALVVTTGMATEFGRVAQLLQSVETGRTPLQKNLDRVGHILARGALAIVAVVIGLGLWRGEPLVEMFIFGIALAVAVVPEALPAVVTISLAIGVQRMSKRNALVRRLPAVETLGGTSIICSDKTGTLTKDEMTVRALVTHEGEIEVTGAGYGPIGDFRVKGEIWPVDEPLKALLRAGALASDALIHQEEGRWRLKGDPTEGALVAAAAKANMMKGDLDRDFPRQDEIPFTSESKRMTTLHTGPSGTVVAFAKGAPEVILGSCAFQWGAAGPQAMDATAKEKFLAEARRLAEKSYRVLAVAEKQSAVRETAETAMTFLGLVGMMDPPRAEAREAIARCIVAGIKPVMITGDHPLTAQAVARELGLPDSEKTVTGPELDRWTDADWAERSEGIGVFARVSPAHKLRLVSALQERGHVVAMTGDGVNDAPALKKADIGIAMGITGTGVTKEAAAMMLTDDNFASIVAAVEEGRGIFDNVKKFLMYLLSANVGEMGLMLGAALLGYPLPLTAVQILYVNLATDGLPALALAVDPADPDLMHRPPRPMNQGIFTRPVVLLMLVGGFWSAAANIGLFAWALKSGRPLEEAMTMTFLSLVFIQFFKAYNLRSDRHSMMRKPFSNKWLNLAILWELLLLPFIVYLPFLNVPFGTYALTGMDWLIVIGVALTITPVLEIAKGMVRHGWFGRLT; encoded by the coding sequence ATGCCCACACCGCTCTGGCACACCCTTTCCGCGGAAGATACCGCAGTTCACCTTCGGTCAGCTCCTGAAGGATTGACATCGACGGAAGCCGCTCAACGACTGGCCACCCATGGCCCAAACGAATTGCAAACAACCCAACGCGTTTCTCCCTGGACACTCCTCCTCGCGCAGTTTAAGAACGTCCTCATTCTGATCCTTCTTGTCGCCGTAGGTCTCTCCGCCTTTTTGGGACACGGGATCGAAGCGATCGCCATTCTCGTCATTGTCCTCTTTGCAGTCATCCTGGGGTTCGTTCAGGAGTTTCGAGCGGACCGGGCCATTGAAGCCCTCCGCGAAATGGCGGCCCCCCGTGCCGCCACCATACGGGACGGGAAAGAAATTGATGTGCCCGCCCGGGAGTTGGTCCCGGGAGACGTCATTTTTCTTCACGCGGGGGACCGCGTACCCGCTGACGCTCGGCTGTTGCAAGCCATCAACCTCCGGAACGAGGAAGCGTCCCTGACAGGAGAATCATTGGCCGTTGAAAAAAGTACGGAAACATTCCTCCGCCCTGATTTGCCCGTGGGGGACCAACGCAACATGGTCTTCGCCGGAACAGTTGTCGCCTACGGTCGAGGGAAAGCCCTGGTGGTCACAACGGGAATGGCAACGGAATTTGGACGTGTGGCCCAGCTTCTCCAATCGGTGGAGACGGGACGGACGCCCCTCCAGAAAAATCTAGACCGGGTGGGACACATTTTGGCTCGAGGCGCCTTGGCGATCGTGGCCGTGGTCATTGGACTTGGCCTTTGGCGCGGGGAACCCCTTGTGGAAATGTTCATCTTTGGGATCGCGCTCGCCGTGGCGGTCGTTCCCGAAGCTCTTCCGGCTGTCGTAACGATTTCGTTGGCTATTGGCGTGCAACGGATGTCCAAGCGGAACGCCCTGGTTCGCCGCCTCCCCGCCGTTGAAACCCTGGGAGGCACTTCGATTATTTGCTCGGACAAAACGGGAACTCTCACGAAAGATGAAATGACCGTCCGAGCCCTGGTCACCCATGAGGGCGAAATCGAGGTCACTGGAGCCGGGTATGGCCCTATAGGGGATTTCCGGGTCAAGGGAGAAATATGGCCCGTGGATGAGCCCCTGAAAGCGCTCCTGCGGGCCGGGGCATTGGCGTCGGACGCGCTGATTCATCAGGAGGAGGGCCGGTGGCGTCTCAAAGGAGACCCAACGGAAGGAGCCCTCGTGGCCGCGGCCGCCAAAGCAAATATGATGAAAGGCGACCTGGACCGAGATTTCCCTCGTCAGGATGAAATTCCTTTCACTTCCGAATCGAAACGGATGACCACGTTGCACACAGGGCCTTCCGGGACCGTGGTGGCCTTTGCCAAGGGAGCCCCGGAGGTTATCCTGGGATCGTGCGCCTTTCAATGGGGGGCCGCGGGGCCTCAGGCGATGGACGCCACCGCTAAAGAAAAATTTTTGGCGGAAGCTCGACGGTTGGCCGAAAAATCCTACCGGGTATTGGCGGTGGCCGAAAAACAAAGCGCCGTTCGGGAAACCGCGGAAACCGCGATGACCTTCCTCGGATTGGTCGGCATGATGGACCCGCCACGGGCCGAAGCCCGGGAAGCCATCGCCCGATGTATCGTCGCGGGGATTAAACCCGTCATGATTACCGGGGACCATCCCCTCACCGCCCAGGCCGTGGCCCGGGAGTTGGGGTTACCCGACAGCGAGAAAACGGTCACAGGACCCGAGTTGGATCGATGGACCGATGCCGATTGGGCGGAACGGTCAGAAGGGATTGGGGTATTCGCCCGGGTTTCCCCCGCGCACAAATTGCGCCTGGTCTCGGCCCTGCAAGAGCGGGGACACGTGGTCGCCATGACCGGGGACGGGGTCAACGATGCGCCGGCCCTCAAGAAAGCCGACATTGGCATCGCCATGGGCATCACCGGCACCGGCGTCACGAAAGAGGCCGCGGCCATGATGTTGACGGATGATAATTTCGCGTCCATCGTCGCCGCGGTGGAAGAAGGGCGAGGGATCTTCGATAACGTGAAGAAATTTCTCATGTATCTGCTCTCCGCCAACGTCGGGGAAATGGGCCTCATGCTGGGGGCGGCTCTTTTGGGGTATCCCCTGCCGCTCACCGCGGTTCAAATTCTTTACGTCAACCTCGCCACGGACGGATTGCCCGCCCTGGCCCTTGCGGTGGATCCGGCCGATCCGGACCTGATGCACCGCCCCCCTCGACCAATGAACCAGGGGATATTCACTCGGCCTGTTGTGTTGTTAATGCTTGTGGGAGGGTTTTGGTCCGCCGCGGCCAATATCGGTCTGTTTGCATGGGCACTCAAATCCGGCCGCCCCCTGGAAGAGGCCATGACCATGACATTCCTTTCCTTGGTCTTTATTCAGTTCTTTAAAGCTTACAACCTCCGCTCGGATCGGCACTCCATGATGAGGAAACCCTTCTCCAATAAATGGCTAAACCTGGCCATCCTTTGGGAACTCCTCCTGTTGCCCTTCATTGTGTATCTACCGTTCCTCAATGTGCCCTTTGGGACCTACGCTCTCACTGGGATGGATTGGCTCATCGTGATTGGGGTTGCCCTCACCATCACACCGGTATTGGAAATCGCTAAGGGGATGGTACGGCACGGCTGGTTTGGCCGTTTAACTTAA